gcctccgcctctcacCTCTGATCTCCCCTAACCCTTTGCAAAACCATAACCCCTAATTATTTGGGTTGCATATTTGGTTGGGGAAAATTGTTTAATTTCTGTGTTCGATTTGGGTGGGTTGTAGATTTATGAGCTCGATTTCGGTGGGGTTGCAAATTTGGGTGGTGATTTACCGATTTGTTGATGAGCTCGATGGTGTTGATGATTTGTTTCCCTGAACCTCACTTGCATATTACCTAACAGATATCAGGCTTCAGTATGTTGTCTCTACTTGTTCAATTAGGGCGTGTTTGGTTTTGGGTAGTGGATTAGTCAGTATAGTTAGTAAACTAGATTATTAGCGTGGATAaatatgtgttactaatattgGTTGGTTGTTTGCTATTATGGTTAATTAATCATGATTTTCGTTTGGTATCCATATTTCTAGGTTAGATAAGCTTAAAAATGGACTCAATTGCAGGGCCGTATTAATTATCCTGTGTAATCCGAGGGGGGAGACGGTATTAATTATCCTGCGTAATTCGGATTTTTAGTTCAGGGCCTTCACATATCGCAGGGCCGTCCGCATAAGTGTTATAGAATACCAAACTCTTTACTACTCTGTATTAACTTAACTAATATGCTGTAAAACCCAAAACCAAACACGCCCTTACTTGTCCTAAGACAAGACCTGTGGCATAACTTCGTAGCCTTTTATAAGTAGTGTTTTCTTCCCTAGGCAGTGAAGACGTGCAATATAAGTTGTGTATTCTTTTGGCTGTAACTAAGTTACAGAAATACTGCCATCACAGATTGAAATGCAATGCAGGTCATTAGTCTTGTTAACgcctgatcactattttattagcaaaaaaaaaataccgcaactaacacggtgtaatcgtagtataaacagcaatcgagtatcgtatccacagggactgacacaacgaaataactttaGCTAtcccctaaacagactataatagtagacaggcaaacgaaaataaagaatgtttaattaaaactaaactcaaaaagcaacaaataaaatcacgtagaaaaatcaaataataaagacaactgatcctagggtagtagcttcattaactaaatccacataatacatctattaatcctattaaccaattttaatccagttatgatgatagatcactactacaaaaatgcacatacataacgcttcatacataacggttttttaaaaaaaccgttatgtatgagcgcattttttgaaaagataacggttttgacaaaaaaccgttatctatgtagtgttgtccatggaaatagataacggtttatgttaatccgttatgtatgagcgttatctattagttgcatacataacggtattatcgaaccgttaagccgaccgttatctatgagcgtctttttataacggttgttttaaccgttatgtataaacGCCTCAacactgttatgtatgagtatttttatatttattttttatatatatttttttgagctCCTCAAGATCATAAAATCCTAAATACATGTTCTTCTTCTCTTCGTTCTCGTAAGCCCTAAAATCCTAAATCCCTAAAACACCAATTTCAGAACGCCGCCGCGACTTGCCACCTGCCCCCGCCGCATCCTTGCTTCATCTACCACCCACCGCGGCCCGCCACCCCTCATTTGTGATAAAGCCATAAATCAAATCTTAATTCAAATTTGAGTTCAATCAAACTCGTCACTCCCCGTCGCTGCTCTGTTCTGTGGCTCTCGAAGTCGCCGGCCGCCGCTGTCCAGACCTCCCCCCCAATGATTCTCGtatctctctcactcttccTGGCGCAGCAAATCAGCTCCACTCTTCCCCGATCCAGCAAGCCAGTAAATCGGTTCCACTCTGCCCAGTCCCGTCGTTTTCTGCGCCACTTCGGAGCTCCGATGCTCAGCCATTTCCCGTCTCCCCGCCTCCGACGCGGGCAGTCTTCAGGTAGGTTCAATTCGGTGTGTAGTTTTCCAAAATTTCGGTTCATATTGAAACTCTATTATTTCGCTTGCCCCCTCTTGCCCTCTCGCCCTTTTGCCCTTGATCAATCTGTGTTGTAAAGATGCTGATTTTTGTTGGATTACCTTTTTATGTGAGTTTTGTTCAGTGCTTATGTTTTGATTGTAATTAGGTTTTACTGTTTGCGTTTCAAATGTGCTCTTGGCTATTCAGTGCCCCCACTCAGCATCATTCAGGCCCCATATGATGCTAATATTGCCATTTTTTGTTGCTCGGATTTCATTTATCTATTTTTGTGATTATATTTCATCTGGTTCTGTGGCTCATTTGAATGTTAGAATTCGTTTGATTTCTTcttgcaaaaataaaaattgggtgTTTATTTCCATTTGTGGGGTAAGTACGTTTGGAAGTTTCCTATGTTGACAGCCTCTTTGATTCTAATTAGTGGCTACGATTCTCTTTAATGTAAAGTCGATTTCTTTGGACTTGTTAGCTCTGCAGCAGCAAGAATACTGATTTCTTGATTGTATTTGAAGGATTTGAGTTGTTAGGAATTAGTGATGGAGACCAAAGCTGTGATCAATACTAGTTCTACAGAAAAAGGCGTGTTGCAAACCGCAGAGTTGTACAAGGTCACCATTCTCTTACAAATATAATGCTTATTTTGTATGTTACCACTAAACTAATTACTacattttttgtttaattaattccCCAAGTATATAATGGATACTAGTGTGTATCCACGCGAACAAGAATGTCTCAAGGAGCTCAGAGCTATCACTTCTACTCATCCAAGGTAAAATAATTGCTTCATCTAAACTCAGACTAGTTTGGGCTGTAAGAACTAATGGATCTTTCTGGTAACTATCCAAACACATGTATtatgttgttgattttgcacATACTTGGAACTAGAAACAGAAACATTCTATGCTTCTCATAGTTAGGTACAATTTTCTAGTGAATTTTGTTGTTGACACTTAATTTTTCTGTAGATATTTACAAGATTAATTTTGGCTTACTAGCATCTGGCTGttacaaaaatacaaataaatgtTACTATGTGTTGAGCCCATTTTGAGTGGAGAAGTTGTGGTGATTGGTTGTGTTATAACTTGCTTTCTTGGTGTTGATGAGTTAAATATGAGTTAAATTTCAAGCTAAAGCATGCTAATGTGTAGTAAGATGATGTATTTGAGCTCCTATAGCTTTTATTTGGCCAAAATATGAGTTATATGTTGAGTTTCAACAGAAACTGTATTGCTATCAAGTTTGGCTGGACGAACCAGTGTCTTGTGAGGGATTTTCGAGAGTGTTCCTGTTGTCCAAATAACTTAAAATTTTTACAGTAATAACTTCAGCATGAGTAGGAggtttctgcaaaatttcagctAAATTGGACACCGATAGATATGTCAAACAATTTTCTTAAAAGTACTACGCGAAGCAGCAAGGTTCTGTGGCAGATTCTGCATTTTGTGAGATAATTTCTTATACACTTGAGatattgtatttttgtaactttctaATAAAGATAGACTTTAATAGCTTTCTTAAAAGGTAAAGCTTGTCTTTTTCTTTGAAGaggttgattttatatgatttttcaaagttGAGATTCATATATGATTTAGATTCTGCATTTTGTTATATTACTATGCATCAATATTTGATGTAACTCACATTTTGCTTGAATTTTTGAATGAGTTATTATGTCAGGACGAGGCTGATTATATTGCAACCTGAATTCATGGTAATATCCTTTGTAAACTCCCTGCTTATTTGCAACTCGTTTCATAGGAAGATAAATATGCATCCATCTCCACTAAGGAAATACAGACTTGATAGATCATTAACTTGCTACAATGTTCTTTGTTGTAGACATGTTTGATGCTGGTTATTGTTGGGATCATTCTGCTCATTGTAGTTGTTGTTGTTCTTTCATAATCCAAGTTTAGACAACATATATTCACTTCAAAGGCTGAGCATGGTCTGACTGATTAGAAATTAAGCTACTCTCCCTTGCTTCATCCAGACGCTAGACGTTATACCACTGGTCATAGTCATATTGCATTTTGGCGTCCTTGTCATTTATTTTTCACTTCAACAATCCAACCCTGGATGAGATAATATTTATGTAAATGATCTAACATCATATTGTTATCAAAGGATATTGGTTTTGAAAAGTTTTCGATAGTTCTGATAGGTTTTGTCCATTTTACCAATCACTTTGATATGCTTTTTAAGTGTTTATCATGATGCTCTATATTGTGATTCTTGGTTGGCTCTTTGTATGATTTTGTGGCAGGTTTGTGGTGGATTAAATGAGTCGTACGTTGAGCTGAagaggcttgtgaattcacaagaaaagttgtaccatatggctagctagttgcatatttaatatgtttagtatttttgtaaggcataatagtatagatagagcagttgttgaattttgactatattcaaatcttgtatgaattcttttttatgataataatataaaattaaatattttggatgatatataatattattattgttggttttattatttatactgttatgtataaattaatagataacggaGAAATAGAAATCTAATTACGGTCAAAaacgttatacataacggattaccaaacgttattaatatcaaaaaaccgttatgtataggtgtgtacataacagtgaatattaaactttcatgacggtttgaaacgttatgtataatactatagataacggatataatccgttacgtatatataaacaatcgttatgtataatagaatagataacggatataatactatagataacggatataatccgttatgtataatagaatagataacgcttaaatctccgttatgtatgaaatcCACATACATTACACCATTATATATTACGGATGTTttcgcacatagataacggataaaatccgttatctatgagcgaatCTGGCGTAGtggatcacttaattaatcaatcactctcgctagagcagcaacgatcgtagattagtaaattctctatctccgctaggtctcaagtaaatctactaactcccaatagctcataagaatagctctctataatccacctatctccgctaggtctcaaggttaagatcatatcatacattcctgaatccgctaaacagttatctccgctaggtctcaaaccgaatagctacacatgcaaactattgatcagataattcacaagaaaacaagcaccaagaattatgaatcataaactggaaggtaaata
The genomic region above belongs to Salvia miltiorrhiza cultivar Shanhuang (shh) chromosome 5, IMPLAD_Smil_shh, whole genome shotgun sequence and contains:
- the LOC131026567 gene encoding caffeoyl-CoA O-methyltransferase 2-like, coding for METKAVINTSSTEKGVLQTAELYKYIMDTSVYPREQECLKELRAITSTHPRTRLIILQPEFMVCGGLNESYVELKRLVNSQEKLYHMAS